Proteins encoded within one genomic window of Lysinibacillus louembei:
- a CDS encoding DMT family transporter, with product MPSRYVLLLLVTSLFWGGNFVVSKSLVEHASPMTLTSLRWLIAVVCLLPIVWWKEKKLLPPRQALLPLFLMGLTGVVLFNICQFLALEHTTSTNAGLISTLNTISIAIFSLIFLKEKITIWQIGAVLLSLFGVILVLTQGKLGMLLSVGFNIGDVWMIVAVCIWGIYSICSKWAMQIVSPLLCTLYAGIFGLIILLPFNVASFSVTNINTSFIQALLYTGIISTVVCMLLWNVGVQKLGATTAGVFLNFNPIFTAILALLLLGEQLTSVQVMGGLLVIGGCYLFSHFKTEKCVRL from the coding sequence ATGCCGAGCCGTTATGTATTATTATTGCTTGTGACAAGTTTATTTTGGGGAGGAAATTTTGTTGTTAGTAAATCGCTTGTAGAACATGCTTCTCCGATGACGTTGACAAGCCTAAGATGGTTGATTGCGGTTGTTTGCCTGTTGCCAATCGTATGGTGGAAAGAAAAAAAGCTGTTGCCTCCACGCCAAGCATTGCTACCACTATTTTTAATGGGACTAACAGGGGTTGTTTTATTTAATATTTGTCAGTTTTTAGCGCTAGAGCATACAACTTCAACAAATGCAGGTTTAATTTCAACATTAAATACGATATCAATTGCTATTTTCTCCTTGATCTTTCTAAAAGAGAAGATTACTATTTGGCAAATAGGTGCAGTGCTACTTTCGCTATTTGGGGTTATTTTAGTCTTGACGCAAGGAAAGCTAGGGATGCTTCTATCAGTTGGCTTTAACATAGGAGATGTATGGATGATTGTGGCGGTTTGCATATGGGGTATTTATTCTATTTGTAGTAAGTGGGCAATGCAAATTGTTTCTCCGTTACTATGTACGTTATATGCAGGAATTTTTGGACTTATTATTTTATTACCTTTTAATGTGGCAAGCTTTTCTGTTACGAATATCAATACTTCCTTTATTCAAGCGTTGCTTTATACAGGGATTATTTCAACGGTTGTTTGCATGCTGTTGTGGAATGTAGGGGTACAAAAATTAGGAGCAACAACAGCGGGAGTTTTTTTGAATTTCAATCCGATTTTTACTGCTATTTTGGCACTTCTTTTGTTAGGAGAGCAATTGACCTCAGTACAAGTGATGGGGGGACTTCTTGTTATAGGAGGGTGCTACTTATTTTCTCACTTTAAAACGGAAAAATGCGTAAGGCTGTAA
- a CDS encoding Lrp/AsnC family transcriptional regulator, whose product MESYVSKVLDAIDFEILDLLQKESHISNAELARRVNLSSPATHARIKRLESEGFIERQVAILNQEKLGFDLLCYIFISTNIHQSELLEKLEGSLATMAEILECHCLTGEHDYLLKVVIRDRKELDYFIRKLNTLGISKIQTNLSLREVKNSTILPIINHEQ is encoded by the coding sequence ATGGAGTCATATGTAAGTAAAGTGTTAGATGCGATTGATTTCGAAATTTTAGATTTACTTCAAAAAGAATCACATATTAGCAATGCGGAATTAGCAAGGCGTGTAAATTTATCGTCACCAGCTACACATGCTAGAATTAAACGACTAGAAAGCGAGGGCTTTATCGAAAGACAAGTAGCTATTCTAAACCAAGAAAAGCTCGGCTTCGATTTACTTTGCTATATTTTTATTAGCACAAATATCCATCAATCTGAGCTACTAGAAAAACTCGAAGGCTCTTTAGCAACAATGGCTGAAATATTGGAGTGTCACTGTTTAACGGGGGAACACGATTATTTATTAAAGGTGGTCATTCGCGATCGTAAAGAATTAGATTACTTTATCAGAAAGCTAAACACACTTGGTATATCTAAAATCCAAACAAATTTATCATTAAGAGAAGTAAAAAATTCGACCATTTTACCAATCATCAATCATGAGCAATAA
- a CDS encoding YugN family protein, which yields MYFENTNLEDVVVDQQVLTRLLEKHGLECHGAWDYDRMTFDRRFDVREGRYYLRLFCTAISGDVGAHDATLKLLKPVIGKYYYPHGVEYTDEVFPAHLVKDCEKILADVRKDLTEFGI from the coding sequence ATGTATTTTGAAAACACAAACCTTGAAGACGTAGTAGTTGATCAACAAGTGTTGACACGACTTTTAGAAAAACATGGATTAGAATGTCATGGTGCTTGGGATTATGACCGTATGACTTTTGACCGTCGCTTCGATGTACGTGAAGGTCGCTATTATTTACGTTTATTCTGCACTGCTATTTCAGGCGATGTAGGCGCTCATGATGCAACATTAAAATTACTTAAACCTGTTATCGGTAAATACTACTATCCACATGGCGTAGAATACACTGACGAAGTATTCCCTGCTCATTTAGTAAAAGATTGCGAAAAAATCTTAGCAGACGTTCGTAAGGATTTAACTGAATTTGGTATTTAA
- a CDS encoding LL-diaminopimelate aminotransferase → MNINQHYLELQDSYLFSLVTKKVNAYKEKNPSKEVIRLGIGDVTLPLVPAVVEAMQKAVAEQGEKSTFKGYGEEQGYEFLRQTICQYYSEKKVSLSDTEVFISDGAKSDIGNILDIFDIDNTVLIPDPVYPVYVDTNVMAGRKIIYANGTVENNFSPLPDENIKADIIYLCSPNNPTGAVYNKEQLESWVSYALKHDAVILFDSAYETFIQDESLPTSIYQIEGAEKCAIEFCSLSKTAGFTGTRCGYTIVPHALIRNNTSLNKLWLRRQTTKFNGVPYIVQKGAEAVFSNDGLQQIKENIAYYMENAKLISGTLKELNIWHVGGENSPYIWLKCPNDMTSWDYFDYLLENAQVVGTPGSGFGSNGEGFFRLSAFGERKNVIEAMERLRKLK, encoded by the coding sequence TTGAATATTAATCAACATTATTTAGAGCTTCAAGACAGCTACCTTTTTTCTCTCGTCACTAAAAAAGTAAATGCCTATAAAGAAAAAAACCCTAGCAAAGAAGTGATTCGACTAGGTATAGGCGATGTCACGCTACCTCTTGTTCCAGCCGTTGTGGAGGCCATGCAAAAAGCCGTCGCTGAACAAGGCGAGAAAAGTACCTTTAAAGGTTATGGTGAAGAACAAGGCTATGAATTTCTTCGTCAAACAATTTGCCAATACTACTCCGAAAAAAAAGTTTCTCTCTCTGATACAGAAGTTTTTATAAGTGATGGTGCAAAAAGTGATATTGGGAACATTCTCGATATTTTCGATATAGACAACACAGTTCTTATTCCTGATCCTGTCTATCCTGTTTATGTAGACACAAACGTGATGGCTGGTCGAAAAATCATTTATGCAAACGGTACTGTAGAAAATAACTTCTCTCCTCTTCCAGATGAAAATATAAAAGCAGATATTATTTACCTTTGCTCACCAAATAACCCTACAGGAGCAGTTTATAATAAAGAGCAGCTTGAAAGCTGGGTATCCTATGCACTAAAGCATGATGCTGTTATTCTTTTTGATAGTGCCTACGAAACATTTATTCAAGATGAAAGCTTACCTACAAGTATTTATCAAATCGAAGGTGCAGAAAAATGTGCAATTGAATTTTGCTCTCTTTCTAAAACAGCTGGATTCACAGGAACACGCTGTGGCTATACAATCGTCCCACATGCGCTTATTCGTAATAATACGTCGCTTAATAAGCTATGGCTAAGAAGACAAACAACGAAATTTAACGGCGTTCCATATATTGTACAAAAGGGCGCAGAAGCTGTTTTTTCAAATGATGGCCTGCAACAAATTAAAGAAAACATCGCATATTATATGGAAAACGCCAAGCTTATTTCAGGAACACTGAAGGAGCTTAACATTTGGCATGTAGGCGGTGAAAACTCGCCGTATATTTGGCTGAAATGTCCGAACGATATGACATCATGGGATTACTTTGATTACCTTTTAGAAAATGCTCAAGTTGTTGGCACACCTGGCTCAGGGTTCGGCTCAAATGGCGAAGGATTTTTCAGACTTTCAGCTTTTGGAGAAAGAAAAAATGTGATAGAAGCAATGGAAAGATTGCGTAAACTGAAATAA
- a CDS encoding cytochrome c oxidase subunit I, which produces MSSVAQKKGFGAQVWDYLTTVDHKKIAILYLAAGTLFFAIAGLEALFMRFQLLFPENTFVSAGMFNQLLTMHGTTMLFLAATPLLFAFMNAIVPLQIGARDVAFPFLNALGFWLFFLGAVFLHLSFFLGGAPDAGWTSYASLSLYSPGHGIDFYVLGLQISGAGTLISGINFIVTIITMRAPGMTFMRMPLFTWTSLVSSTLILFAFPPLTVGLFLMLVDRMFGANFFEHTMGGNTIIWEHLFWIFGHPEVYILVLPAFGLFSEIIPVFARKRLFGYSSMVFATILIGFLGFMVWAHHMFTTGLGATANAIFAVATMTIAVPTGMKVFNWILTIWGGSIKVTVPMLYALGFIPSFVAGGVTGVMQAAAPLDYQLHDSYFIVAHFHYVIVGGIVTALFGAAHFYWPIMFNRALNEKLGVLTFWIFFIGFHLTFFLQHFLGLMGMPRRVFTYMPDQGWDLFNMISTIGAAMMGVGVILLVLNVLLSIKSEPLNRRDYWGDGRSLEWALETPLPFYNFKQTPLVRGYDPYWIEKQEGNKEGMVYAEPLGDIHMPNNSILPLIMSIGTFIAAFGALYSPWGKQALAGTAESVSPALSVGLIVVGLGITVGSMITRSLKDDLGYHVHVAEVEAIEKDLAQFRAAGKKGGNN; this is translated from the coding sequence GTGAGCTCTGTTGCACAAAAAAAAGGATTTGGCGCACAAGTATGGGACTATTTAACGACTGTCGACCATAAAAAAATCGCCATTTTGTATTTAGCAGCCGGTACGCTATTCTTTGCTATTGCCGGACTTGAAGCATTGTTTATGCGATTTCAACTATTGTTCCCAGAGAATACTTTCGTATCAGCGGGAATGTTTAACCAATTGTTAACAATGCACGGTACAACGATGCTATTTTTAGCTGCTACACCATTACTGTTTGCATTTATGAATGCCATTGTACCATTACAAATTGGGGCACGTGACGTTGCGTTCCCATTCTTAAATGCACTAGGTTTCTGGTTATTCTTCCTAGGAGCAGTTTTCCTTCACCTATCATTCTTCTTAGGTGGAGCACCTGATGCAGGTTGGACTTCATATGCATCATTATCTTTATATTCTCCAGGACATGGTATTGACTTTTATGTTCTTGGTTTACAAATTTCTGGTGCTGGTACGCTAATTTCTGGTATCAACTTTATCGTAACAATTATTACGATGCGTGCACCTGGTATGACATTTATGCGTATGCCACTATTTACGTGGACATCATTAGTGTCAAGTACGTTAATTTTATTCGCATTCCCTCCACTTACTGTAGGTTTATTCTTAATGTTAGTGGACCGTATGTTTGGCGCTAACTTCTTCGAACATACAATGGGTGGTAACACAATTATTTGGGAGCATTTATTCTGGATCTTTGGTCACCCTGAAGTTTACATTTTAGTATTACCAGCGTTCGGTTTATTCTCTGAAATTATTCCAGTATTCGCTCGTAAACGCTTATTCGGATACTCTTCAATGGTATTCGCTACAATTTTAATCGGATTCTTAGGATTCATGGTATGGGCTCACCATATGTTCACAACAGGTCTTGGTGCAACAGCGAACGCTATTTTTGCAGTAGCAACAATGACAATTGCTGTACCTACTGGTATGAAAGTGTTCAACTGGATTTTAACAATCTGGGGTGGCTCCATTAAAGTTACTGTACCAATGCTTTATGCACTTGGCTTTATCCCGTCATTCGTAGCGGGTGGGGTAACAGGGGTTATGCAGGCTGCTGCACCACTTGATTACCAATTACACGATTCTTACTTTATCGTAGCGCATTTCCACTACGTAATCGTAGGTGGTATCGTTACAGCATTATTCGGGGCAGCGCATTTCTACTGGCCGATTATGTTCAACCGCGCTTTAAATGAAAAGCTAGGTGTATTAACTTTCTGGATCTTCTTTATCGGGTTCCATTTAACATTCTTCTTACAGCATTTCTTAGGCTTAATGGGTATGCCACGTCGCGTATTCACATATATGCCAGACCAAGGTTGGGATTTATTCAACATGATTTCAACAATCGGTGCTGCAATGATGGGTGTAGGTGTAATTTTATTAGTACTTAATGTATTATTATCAATTAAATCTGAACCTCTTAATCGTCGCGATTACTGGGGTGATGGACGTTCACTTGAGTGGGCACTTGAAACACCACTACCATTCTATAACTTTAAGCAAACGCCACTTGTACGTGGATATGATCCATATTGGATTGAGAAGCAAGAAGGAAATAAAGAGGGTATGGTTTATGCTGAGCCACTAGGCGATATTCATATGCCGAACAACTCAATTTTACCGTTAATTATGTCAATCGGTACATTTATCGCTGCATTTGGTGCATTATATAGTCCATGGGGCAAACAAGCACTTGCAGGTACAGCAGAAAGTGTATCACCAGCATTATCTGTTGGTTTAATTGTTGTAGGTTTAGGTATTACAGTTGGTTCAATGATTACTCGTTCATTGAAAGACGACTTAGGCTATCATGTACATGTAGCTGAAGTTGAAGCAATCGAGAAGGATTTAGCACAATTCCGTGCAGCAGGTAAAAAAGGAGGGAACAACTAA
- a CDS encoding DUF420 domain-containing protein, producing the protein MGVPILPTISTTFIVISAVLVAIGWYLIYKRKIEAHKKVMLAAGVAALIFFIIYASRTIFVGNTAFGGPDEVKGYYTFFLIFHIILATVGAVFGIVSILSGLKTNLKLHRRIGPITSLIWFFVAITGVAVYMLLYVIYKGGETTSVIKAILGF; encoded by the coding sequence ATGGGTGTACCGATTTTACCTACAATTAGTACAACGTTTATCGTAATTAGTGCAGTTTTAGTTGCGATTGGGTGGTATTTAATTTATAAGCGCAAAATAGAAGCACATAAAAAGGTGATGCTAGCAGCAGGTGTTGCGGCGTTAATCTTCTTTATTATTTATGCATCTCGTACAATTTTTGTTGGCAATACAGCTTTCGGCGGACCTGATGAAGTGAAAGGATACTATACGTTCTTTTTAATTTTCCATATTATTTTAGCTACAGTTGGAGCGGTATTTGGTATCGTTAGCATTTTATCTGGTTTAAAAACAAATTTAAAATTACACCGTCGAATTGGACCAATTACAAGCCTTATTTGGTTTTTCGTAGCGATTACAGGTGTAGCAGTGTACATGCTGTTATATGTAATTTACAAAGGTGGAGAAACAACTTCGGTTATTAAGGCGATTTTAGGATTTTAA
- the ctaG gene encoding cytochrome c oxidase assembly factor CtaG, with protein MPLSIFGFQALWSPYFIGVIIFLTVVYFLVTVTWRKDFKVSEPLKRSEAIYFILAMITLYIIKGSPVDLLGHIMFTVHMVQMAFLLLLIPIFLIKGIPWWVWNVVVHAPVIRKIFKIFTQPLVAIFVFIALFSFYHIPSIFDTIKLDETLHGLYTFILFVSAIFMYWPLLNMVEGQHQLKPLYKIAYIIGNAVLITPACALIIFASNPMYATYTDADVWLKAMELCVPQSTLSGLTLSGPELFSSMSPLSDQQVGGVLMKIIQEIIFAVILARVFRIWWNSERKDPDEITAKALKEFQEQTIYK; from the coding sequence ATGCCATTGAGCATTTTTGGATTTCAAGCTTTATGGAGCCCTTATTTTATTGGGGTCATCATATTTTTAACTGTTGTCTATTTTTTAGTTACTGTGACATGGCGCAAAGATTTTAAAGTGAGCGAGCCTTTGAAGAGAAGTGAAGCGATTTACTTTATATTAGCCATGATTACTCTTTATATTATTAAAGGCTCACCAGTCGATTTGCTAGGTCATATTATGTTTACTGTTCATATGGTACAAATGGCATTTTTATTATTGCTAATCCCGATTTTTTTAATAAAGGGAATACCATGGTGGGTGTGGAATGTTGTGGTCCATGCACCTGTGATTCGAAAGATTTTTAAAATCTTTACACAGCCGCTTGTAGCTATATTTGTGTTTATTGCATTATTTTCGTTTTATCATATCCCATCAATTTTTGATACGATTAAGCTAGATGAAACGTTGCATGGCTTATACACATTTATTTTATTTGTCTCAGCTATTTTTATGTACTGGCCGTTATTAAACATGGTAGAGGGGCAGCATCAATTAAAGCCACTGTATAAAATTGCTTATATTATTGGGAATGCCGTATTAATTACACCAGCTTGTGCGTTAATTATCTTTGCATCAAACCCGATGTACGCAACGTATACAGATGCGGATGTATGGCTGAAAGCGATGGAGCTATGTGTACCTCAATCTACGTTATCTGGCTTAACATTATCAGGACCAGAGCTGTTTTCATCGATGAGCCCACTGAGCGACCAGCAAGTCGGTGGTGTGCTGATGAAAATTATTCAGGAAATTATTTTTGCTGTTATTTTAGCTAGAGTGTTCCGTATATGGTGGAACAGTGAAAGAAAAGACCCTGATGAAATTACAGCGAAAGCATTAAAAGAATTTCAAGAGCAAACAATTTATAAATAA
- a CDS encoding cytochrome (ubi)quinol oxidase subunit III codes for MDLNTKFTPQNWPEHAEQATMEGKNKFVGFWIFLACEVVLFASLFATYLALKDSGPASMDLTKYSAKALYELPLAFAMTMLLLTSSLTSVYAMYHMKNFNFKGVQTWMGITVILGIGFLCLEIYEFYHYVHIGFGYTHSAYSSAFFTLVGTHGLHVIIGLVWISSLIFRNMKRGLNLYNAPKYFIASLYWHFIDVVWVFIFTVVYLMGVLG; via the coding sequence ATGGATTTAAATACTAAATTCACTCCTCAAAATTGGCCTGAGCATGCTGAACAAGCAACAATGGAAGGGAAAAATAAGTTTGTTGGCTTCTGGATTTTCCTTGCCTGTGAGGTTGTTCTGTTCGCAAGTCTTTTTGCAACATACTTAGCGTTAAAGGATTCAGGTCCTGCTAGTATGGATTTAACAAAATATTCAGCGAAGGCACTTTATGAGTTACCTTTAGCATTTGCAATGACGATGTTGCTTTTAACATCATCTTTAACATCAGTGTACGCAATGTACCATATGAAAAACTTTAACTTTAAAGGTGTTCAAACATGGATGGGGATTACAGTAATTTTAGGTATCGGTTTCTTATGCCTTGAAATTTACGAGTTCTATCACTATGTACACATCGGCTTTGGTTACACACATTCAGCGTATTCTTCAGCATTCTTTACATTAGTAGGAACGCACGGATTACACGTTATTATCGGTTTAGTATGGATTTCTAGTTTAATCTTCCGTAATATGAAGCGTGGATTAAATTTATACAACGCACCAAAGTACTTTATTGCATCGCTTTATTGGCACTTTATTGACGTTGTATGGGTATTCATCTTTACTGTAGTTTACTTGATGGGAGTGTTAGGATAA
- the dapF gene encoding diaminopimelate epimerase, whose translation MELKFTKMQGLGNDYIYINCFEAEINSPEALAIKLSDRHFGIGGDGIVLILPSNVADAKMRMFNIDGSEGKMCGNAIRCVAKYLYDYNIVAKEELTVETLSGIKTLSLYIENGAVENVMVDMGKAELLPEKIPVLLSGEGIIAEPVTIGTENYEITCVSMGNPHCVVFKDHIDDLDLPKLGPLFENSPLFPDRINTEFIEVVERNVLKMRVWERGSGETLACGTGACASAVAAVLNGYCEKNVDIQVHLLGGMLTIRYTDDTVWMTGGCAKVFEGTINI comes from the coding sequence ATGGAATTAAAATTCACAAAAATGCAAGGTCTAGGAAATGATTATATTTATATCAATTGCTTCGAAGCTGAAATTAACTCACCTGAAGCCCTTGCTATTAAGCTGTCCGATAGACATTTTGGAATCGGGGGCGATGGCATTGTTTTAATACTTCCTTCCAATGTAGCTGATGCAAAAATGCGAATGTTTAACATTGATGGCAGTGAAGGAAAAATGTGTGGAAATGCGATAAGATGTGTTGCGAAATACTTATATGATTACAACATTGTAGCAAAAGAAGAACTAACAGTCGAAACGCTTTCAGGTATTAAAACACTTAGCCTTTACATAGAAAATGGAGCTGTAGAAAATGTAATGGTTGATATGGGGAAAGCTGAGCTTCTTCCAGAAAAAATACCTGTTTTATTGTCAGGAGAAGGCATTATCGCTGAGCCTGTGACAATTGGAACAGAAAATTATGAGATTACATGTGTATCGATGGGAAATCCTCACTGTGTCGTATTTAAGGACCATATAGATGATTTAGACCTACCAAAGCTTGGACCTTTATTTGAAAATAGTCCTCTTTTCCCTGACCGTATAAACACTGAATTTATCGAGGTCGTAGAGCGCAATGTTTTAAAAATGAGGGTATGGGAGCGCGGCAGTGGTGAAACACTTGCCTGTGGAACTGGTGCATGTGCCTCGGCAGTAGCGGCAGTTTTAAACGGCTATTGTGAGAAAAATGTCGATATTCAAGTCCATCTTTTAGGTGGTATGCTCACAATCCGATATACGGATGATACAGTCTGGATGACAGGTGGCTGTGCTAAAGTATTCGAAGGTACAATAAATATATAA
- a CDS encoding cytochrome C oxidase subunit IV family protein has protein sequence MAHDTHFEARSQVQQEYYRKANAAKMRTQVTQFAIMILLTFVAFASAVADFAPNFVKPFVLLLAGVQVVQQLYAFMHMDDKNGHHIGVISFFMWGGAFIAFTFFLCFLTIIWW, from the coding sequence ATGGCACACGATACACATTTCGAAGCTCGTTCTCAAGTCCAACAAGAGTATTATCGTAAAGCAAATGCAGCAAAAATGCGCACACAAGTAACGCAATTTGCGATTATGATTTTATTAACTTTCGTAGCATTTGCATCAGCAGTAGCAGATTTTGCACCAAACTTTGTTAAGCCATTTGTATTATTGCTTGCTGGTGTTCAAGTAGTACAGCAATTATATGCATTCATGCATATGGATGATAAAAATGGTCACCACATCGGAGTAATTTCATTCTTCATGTGGGGAGGCGCTTTTATCGCCTTCACATTCTTCTTATGCTTCTTAACAATTATTTGGTGGTAA